A region of uncultured Desulfobacter sp. DNA encodes the following proteins:
- a CDS encoding SNF2-related protein: MLAKSKEEKRKQKRKQKQAQARRVKAGQAAADKGWLYYEDAIYYHDINNLSKALAFIQKAVKLLPKEEEVILFMGQIGASCNDQKVQLDALDCLEKIGKLSDLMRYNRIIFLVNLEKYDSCLKTAEDLLQNFTQLHLDDKRRKKANVKDIIRYCKEQIAAAQRREQAMRQMAEIYMQRDNPAETGLPEPGEKFAPGPPAPGSSVAQPYKDKAVEKSASVPVTVNIDKDAFVRALAETETAGPDLYELALMSHKIRFAESFETLICLPGLTEITSFWYQEETAKKVLKQFRGRALLSDEVGLGKTIEALIILSEYLRRGMVKTALILTPTPLVSQWQTEMASKFNLRVQSTDSPEFKSGDSGFWEQNIVVASINQAKSKKNWNLITSREYDMVIVDEAHHLKNKSTLNFKLVNALKKKFILLLTATPVENNLMELYNLITLLKPGQLETATSFRERFMKRGDPTDPQNREMLKHLLSQVMIRNTRALAGIHIPPRFASTIRIAPTAGESAFYERLQNLLHLLNDQKTGRAKLMIKNLLAQAGSSPKAVEGSLDRMLENRSWLLEIENEIKAVRNLCRTTADTPKNMALLKLVKADSEKLLVFVKYTATLEYLAEFLEWNDISFVLFHGGMANELKDAAIQSFKEDVQVLVTTEIGGEGRNIQFCSRMVNYDLPWNPMKIEQRIGRIHRIGQEKQVQIYNFCAQGSIEDYILDILDRKINMFEMVIGEIDMILGRVTGEKEFSDMVCDIWVDSQSLEERDQSFAKLGTKLKRAKTGYEKTRELDGKLFGDSYEL, encoded by the coding sequence ATGTTGGCAAAATCAAAAGAGGAAAAGCGCAAACAGAAACGCAAGCAAAAGCAGGCCCAGGCCAGGCGGGTCAAGGCCGGGCAGGCCGCCGCTGATAAAGGATGGCTCTACTATGAAGACGCCATTTATTATCATGATATCAATAATCTTTCCAAGGCGCTCGCCTTCATACAAAAAGCCGTGAAGCTGCTTCCCAAAGAAGAGGAGGTAATCCTCTTTATGGGGCAGATCGGTGCGTCGTGTAACGACCAGAAGGTGCAGCTCGACGCCCTGGACTGCCTTGAGAAAATTGGGAAATTATCAGATTTAATGCGTTATAACCGGATCATTTTTCTTGTGAATCTGGAAAAATATGACAGTTGCCTGAAAACCGCTGAAGACCTGCTCCAAAATTTTACACAACTTCACCTTGACGATAAACGCAGGAAAAAAGCCAACGTTAAAGATATCATTAGATATTGTAAAGAACAGATTGCCGCAGCCCAGAGACGTGAGCAAGCCATGCGGCAGATGGCGGAAATTTACATGCAACGGGACAACCCTGCTGAAACAGGCCTTCCAGAGCCTGGGGAAAAGTTTGCCCCGGGGCCGCCCGCACCTGGATCATCCGTTGCTCAGCCTTACAAAGACAAGGCAGTTGAAAAATCGGCATCAGTTCCTGTAACCGTGAACATTGACAAAGATGCGTTTGTCAGGGCTCTGGCTGAAACTGAAACAGCAGGGCCTGATCTGTATGAACTGGCGCTGATGAGTCATAAAATCCGGTTTGCGGAGTCCTTTGAAACCCTGATCTGCCTGCCTGGTCTTACGGAAATTACATCGTTCTGGTACCAGGAGGAGACCGCCAAAAAGGTGCTCAAACAATTCAGGGGACGGGCGCTTCTTTCCGATGAGGTGGGGCTGGGCAAAACAATTGAGGCGCTGATCATCCTGTCGGAATATTTGCGCCGGGGCATGGTGAAAACAGCGCTGATTCTAACGCCTACCCCTCTGGTGTCCCAGTGGCAGACAGAAATGGCATCCAAATTCAACCTCAGGGTACAGTCAACCGACAGCCCGGAGTTCAAATCCGGGGACAGCGGTTTCTGGGAACAAAACATTGTGGTGGCATCCATTAACCAGGCAAAATCAAAAAAGAACTGGAATCTGATCACCAGCCGGGAGTACGACATGGTGATTGTTGATGAGGCCCATCACCTGAAAAATAAATCCACGCTGAATTTTAAGCTGGTCAATGCCTTGAAGAAAAAATTTATCCTTTTGCTCACAGCCACGCCCGTGGAAAACAATCTCATGGAACTGTACAACCTGATCACCCTGCTTAAACCGGGACAGTTGGAAACGGCCACATCCTTCAGAGAACGGTTCATGAAGCGTGGAGACCCCACAGACCCCCAGAACAGAGAAATGCTCAAACACCTGCTGAGCCAGGTGATGATCCGGAATACCCGGGCCCTGGCAGGAATCCATATCCCGCCCAGGTTTGCCAGCACTATCCGCATTGCCCCCACAGCGGGCGAGTCTGCTTTTTATGAGCGGCTTCAGAATCTTTTACACCTGCTCAACGATCAGAAAACGGGGCGGGCCAAACTGATGATTAAAAACCTGCTGGCCCAGGCCGGATCATCCCCCAAGGCCGTGGAGGGCAGTCTGGACCGGATGCTTGAAAATCGGTCCTGGCTGCTGGAGATTGAAAATGAAATCAAAGCCGTTCGAAATCTGTGCCGGACAACGGCGGATACCCCTAAAAACATGGCACTGCTAAAGCTGGTGAAGGCAGATAGTGAAAAACTCCTTGTTTTTGTAAAATATACGGCGACCCTCGAGTATCTGGCTGAATTTTTGGAATGGAACGATATTTCATTTGTTCTTTTTCACGGAGGCATGGCCAATGAGCTGAAGGATGCGGCTATCCAGTCATTCAAAGAAGATGTCCAGGTACTGGTCACCACGGAAATCGGCGGGGAGGGGCGCAATATCCAGTTTTGTTCCCGGATGGTCAACTATGATCTGCCCTGGAATCCCATGAAAATTGAACAGCGCATCGGCCGTATCCACCGCATCGGCCAGGAAAAGCAGGTGCAGATCTATAATTTTTGTGCCCAGGGCTCCATAGAGGATTACATCCTGGATATCCTGGACCGGAAAATCAATATGTTTGAAATGGTCATCGGAGAGATTGACATGATCCTGGGCAGGGTGACAGGGGAAAAGGAGTTTTCGGATATGGTCTGCGACATCTGGGTGGATTCACAAAGCCTGGAAGAGCGGGACCAGTCCTTTGCCAAGCTGGGCACAAAACTGAAACGGGCCAAGACAGGGTATGAGAAAACACGGGAACTGGACGGCAAGCTTTTTGGAGACAGCTATGAACTCTAA
- the potB gene encoding spermidine/putrescine ABC transporter permease PotB yields the protein MKITSKTRFNIIILISGWFILFGVIPLLLLVITSFLTMDPANLVRLSFSLKAYSQLLIDPSYIIVFIRSVKLALITTLLCLGLGYPFAWYTARMPPKWRIGVLVLLMIPFWTNSLVRTYAMRMVLGTQGILNKALLNLGLIHTPLKIMYTDYAVVAGLFYLMLPFMVLPLYATIEKLDFQLVEAARDLGAGAASAFLKVIFPLTLPGIMAGCVMVFVPTMGLFYVASLLGGARQLLVGNLIQQQFLNARNWPLGSATSIVLIIFMTVMLIGYGLLLRRFGRGRQ from the coding sequence ATGAAAATTACTAGCAAAACCCGCTTCAACATCATTATTCTAATCTCAGGATGGTTTATCCTTTTTGGGGTTATTCCGCTGCTGCTGCTTGTCATTACAAGTTTTTTAACCATGGATCCGGCGAATCTGGTCCGTCTGAGTTTCAGCCTGAAAGCGTATTCGCAGCTGCTCATTGATCCCAGCTACATCATCGTTTTCATACGCTCGGTGAAACTTGCACTGATCACGACCCTGCTGTGCCTGGGGTTAGGCTATCCCTTTGCCTGGTATACGGCCAGGATGCCCCCCAAATGGCGAATTGGCGTTCTTGTCCTTCTGATGATCCCCTTCTGGACCAACTCCCTTGTGAGAACCTATGCCATGCGCATGGTGCTGGGCACCCAGGGGATACTCAACAAAGCCCTGTTAAATCTGGGGCTCATCCACACCCCTTTGAAAATCATGTACACCGATTATGCGGTGGTGGCAGGACTTTTTTACCTGATGCTGCCCTTCATGGTGCTGCCTTTGTATGCGACCATTGAAAAACTGGACTTCCAGCTGGTTGAAGCGGCACGGGATCTGGGCGCAGGCGCTGCCAGCGCATTTCTCAAGGTTATTTTTCCCCTCACCCTGCCCGGCATCATGGCCGGCTGTGTCATGGTGTTTGTGCCCACCATGGGGCTTTTCTATGTGGCCTCGCTTTTAGGTGGTGCACGCCAGCTGCTTGTGGGCAACCTCATCCAGCAGCAGTTCCTCAACGCACGGAACTGGCCCCTGGGCTCTGCAACCAGCATTGTGCTTATTATTTTCATGACGGTGATGCTGATCGGATACGGACTGCTGTTGCGCCGTTTCGGCCGGGGGAGGCAATAA
- the potC gene encoding spermidine/putrescine ABC transporter permease PotC: MNILRLFYFTGIFFYLYLPITVLVVNAFNLNKYGMKWGGFTFKWFTAMLENHSLMEAARHSVLIAVCAATLATTIGALSAIGLNRYRFLGRKVIQGTSMTLMMAPDIILAIAFLVLFITLGIGLGFWSLLLSHITFCLPFAIMTITGRLQDFDPNILDAARDLGATEKNILARVILPMMRPAIFSSWLLAFTLSLDDVIISSFVTGPSYDVLPLKIFSMVKVGVKPEVNALAALLVLLSLALVIVSQLMLKEKKTHENTV; encoded by the coding sequence ATGAATATTTTAAGGCTGTTTTACTTTACAGGCATATTTTTCTATCTCTATCTGCCCATAACTGTGCTGGTCGTTAACGCATTCAATCTGAATAAATACGGCATGAAATGGGGAGGATTCACCTTTAAATGGTTTACGGCCATGCTCGAGAACCACTCCCTGATGGAGGCGGCCCGCCATTCAGTGCTCATTGCCGTATGCGCGGCGACCCTGGCCACGACCATTGGCGCCCTGTCCGCCATCGGATTGAACCGGTACCGGTTTTTGGGGCGAAAAGTCATCCAGGGCACGAGCATGACCCTGATGATGGCCCCGGACATAATCCTTGCCATTGCGTTTCTTGTCCTATTCATCACCCTGGGCATCGGCCTGGGATTCTGGTCTTTGCTGCTTTCCCACATCACCTTTTGCCTGCCCTTTGCCATCATGACCATTACGGGCAGACTGCAGGATTTTGACCCCAATATTCTTGATGCCGCCAGGGACCTGGGGGCAACGGAAAAAAACATACTTGCCCGGGTGATCCTTCCCATGATGCGGCCGGCCATTTTCTCAAGCTGGCTTCTGGCATTCACCCTCTCCCTGGATGATGTAATCATCAGTTCATTTGTCACAGGCCCAAGCTATGATGTGCTGCCCTTAAAAATCTTTTCAATGGTTAAAGTGGGAGTCAAACCCGAAGTCAATGCCCTTGCCGCCCTTCTGGTTCTGCTCTCCCTTGCACTGGTTATTGTCAGTCAATTAATGTTGAAGGAGAAAAAAACACATGAAAACACTGTTTAA
- the potA gene encoding spermidine/putrescine ABC transporter ATP-binding protein PotA — protein MESVLSIGGLAKSFSGQQILQDFGLEVKASEFITLLGPSGCGKTTLLRIIAGFENPDNGIILLDGKNLLSLPAEKRQVNTVFQSYALFPHLTVFHNVAFGLKIKKINGKELETRVNQALEQVKMTDFSSRYPHQLSGGQQQRVAMARAIVNRPRILLLDEPLSALDARLRREMQLELKKLQRELGISFIFVTHDQEEALSMSDRILVMQDGRIAQLGTPRQVYEEPENLYVAKFIGDSNFFPGEISTACDPDQVEVTIFGQQITAHTRRKFQPGDKVVLLLRPEDLRLYETPPKDIQTFAGSIVERSYRGSTLDTLVRLDDGPLLTACEFFDEDDPDFDYSVDERVYVAWVKGWEVVLPDENY, from the coding sequence ATGGAATCGGTTCTTTCTATTGGCGGCCTGGCAAAATCTTTTTCTGGCCAGCAGATTCTTCAGGACTTTGGCCTTGAAGTCAAAGCCAGCGAGTTTATTACACTTCTCGGGCCTTCAGGTTGTGGAAAAACAACGCTTTTGCGCATCATTGCCGGTTTTGAAAACCCAGACAATGGCATCATACTTCTTGACGGAAAAAACCTGCTTTCCCTGCCCGCGGAAAAACGCCAGGTCAACACGGTATTTCAAAGCTATGCGCTGTTTCCCCATCTCACCGTATTCCACAATGTTGCCTTTGGCCTGAAAATAAAAAAAATCAATGGCAAAGAACTTGAGACACGGGTGAACCAGGCCCTTGAACAGGTAAAAATGACTGATTTTTCATCACGTTACCCCCATCAGCTCTCCGGGGGCCAGCAGCAGCGGGTCGCCATGGCCCGGGCCATTGTCAACCGTCCGAGAATTCTTCTGCTGGATGAACCGCTTTCCGCTCTGGATGCGCGGCTGCGCAGGGAAATGCAGCTTGAGCTGAAAAAATTGCAGCGGGAGCTTGGCATATCCTTTATCTTTGTCACCCATGACCAGGAGGAGGCCTTGTCCATGTCAGACAGGATACTGGTCATGCAGGACGGCAGAATTGCCCAGTTAGGCACCCCCCGCCAGGTTTACGAGGAACCTGAAAACCTTTATGTGGCAAAATTCATCGGCGACAGCAACTTTTTCCCCGGGGAAATAAGCACGGCTTGTGATCCTGACCAGGTGGAGGTCACCATATTTGGCCAGCAGATTACAGCCCACACCCGGCGCAAATTCCAGCCGGGCGACAAAGTGGTACTGCTGCTGCGGCCCGAAGACCTAAGGCTTTATGAGACTCCCCCAAAAGATATACAAACCTTTGCCGGCAGTATTGTTGAGCGCAGTTACCGGGGCTCCACCCTTGATACGCTGGTTCGCCTTGATGACGGGCCTTTGCTTACAGCCTGCGAGTTCTTTGATGAAGATGACCCGGATTTTGACTACAGTGTGGACGAACGGGTATATGTGGCCTGGGTTAAGGGCTGGGAGGTTGTTTTGCCTGATGAAAATTACTAG